The Fodinibius salinus genome includes a window with the following:
- a CDS encoding DUF2784 domain-containing protein: MYVLFDITFIIFHTVLILFNLFGWLWKASRRWNLATLLFTGFSWLGLGIWYGLGYCPCTDWHWMVRRKLGYTEMPNSYIKFLIEQLTGIDVSAAVVDTGTVIFFALAIAGSLYVNIRDYRNKNKN; the protein is encoded by the coding sequence ATGTATGTATTGTTCGATATCACATTTATTATCTTCCATACAGTACTGATCCTGTTTAATCTGTTTGGATGGCTTTGGAAGGCAAGCCGGCGGTGGAATCTGGCTACGCTGTTGTTTACAGGTTTTTCGTGGCTGGGGTTGGGCATCTGGTATGGACTTGGCTACTGCCCGTGCACCGACTGGCACTGGATGGTGCGCCGCAAATTAGGATATACAGAGATGCCCAACTCTTATATTAAATTTTTAATTGAACAACTGACGGGAATAGATGTTAGTGCGGCTGTAGTGGATACTGGAACTGTCATATTCTTTGCATTGGCAATAGCCGGATCGCTCTATGTTAATATCCGAGATTACCGAAACAAGAATAAAAATTAA
- a CDS encoding S1/P1 nuclease, whose protein sequence is MYILALLSLLLITPANHTGNEKVWGKNGHRIVGEIAADYLTPEARKAVDRIIGPTSMAIASTWMDRIKSDPAYDYTHSWHWVTIPDGMTYKETKKNPDGDLVNALRTIIKKLKSGNLSADEEAKKLKMLIHLVGDIHQPLHVGNGKDRGGNDTKVEWFYEESNLHRVWDSEMIDDRQLSFTEFTAAINHPTETQITKWQESSVVDWAHESMKYRDQVYDLPDNHEIGYKYQYKNRHLLNKQLLKGGVRLAGLLNEIYSK, encoded by the coding sequence ATGTACATTCTCGCTCTGTTATCATTATTACTAATTACACCTGCAAATCATACGGGAAATGAAAAAGTTTGGGGCAAAAACGGACACCGGATTGTCGGCGAAATTGCAGCTGATTATCTAACTCCTGAAGCCCGTAAAGCTGTTGATCGTATTATTGGTCCCACTTCAATGGCTATTGCCAGCACCTGGATGGATCGTATCAAATCAGATCCGGCTTATGATTATACGCACAGCTGGCACTGGGTAACTATTCCTGATGGAATGACCTATAAAGAGACAAAGAAAAACCCTGATGGTGACTTGGTTAATGCACTGCGAACAATCATCAAGAAACTGAAAAGCGGCAACCTTTCTGCGGATGAAGAAGCAAAAAAACTAAAAATGCTTATTCATCTGGTTGGAGATATCCACCAGCCGCTGCATGTGGGCAACGGCAAGGATCGCGGCGGTAATGATACCAAGGTAGAATGGTTCTATGAAGAGTCAAACCTGCACCGCGTATGGGACAGTGAAATGATTGATGATCGTCAGCTCAGCTTTACTGAGTTTACGGCAGCCATTAATCATCCTACAGAAACACAAATTACCAAATGGCAAGAGTCATCAGTTGTTGACTGGGCCCATGAATCAATGAAATATCGCGACCAAGTGTATGATCTGCCCGACAATCATGAAATTGGATATAAATACCAGTATAAAAATCGGCATCTGTTAAATAAGCAACTGCTCAAAGGCGGCGTCCGACTAGCCGGTTTGCTTAATGAAATTTATAGCAAATAG